The following coding sequences lie in one Candidatus Aramenus sp. CH1 genomic window:
- a CDS encoding Ldh family oxidoreductase, which yields MIVRHNELRGLLTDILEKREVECSDVIADHFIEAELRGHSSHGVQRIIPLVKGIELGTIRRGLEFEVVKESNSSILIDSKHSVGISLWSLLIEKEFDSPVAAIAVRNASHVGYLGYYTERLARKGKVAIMLGNAEPAVTRPSGTPTKVLSTTPFSVAIPSDPPVVLDMALSAIARGKIVEALRKGEVIPHGVAVDSEGKVTTNPQRALEGALLPLGGEKGFYLMLTLELLVAFLTGSAVGPQVRGVLNTEQPPNKGEVMIVIDPKYFESNDGAIEYMKVVVGGLFPGEHGRKIREERLKSGIELDEKLFSTLLGMRERVPYFK from the coding sequence ATGATCGTCCGCCACAACGAGTTAAGGGGACTGCTCACCGACATCCTGGAGAAGAGGGAGGTAGAGTGCAGTGACGTAATTGCAGACCACTTCATCGAGGCGGAGCTGAGGGGCCACTCCTCCCACGGCGTCCAGAGGATAATACCCTTAGTAAAGGGGATAGAGCTCGGCACCATAAGGAGGGGCCTGGAGTTCGAGGTAGTCAAGGAGAGCAACTCTTCCATCTTGATCGACAGTAAGCACAGCGTGGGAATCTCGCTCTGGAGCTTACTCATCGAAAAGGAGTTCGACTCCCCGGTGGCAGCCATAGCCGTGAGAAACGCTTCCCACGTGGGTTACCTAGGTTACTACACCGAAAGGCTTGCGAGGAAGGGAAAGGTAGCTATAATGCTAGGGAATGCGGAGCCAGCCGTGACGAGGCCCAGCGGGACCCCTACAAAGGTGCTCTCCACGACGCCCTTTAGCGTTGCCATACCCTCTGACCCTCCGGTAGTGCTTGACATGGCCCTCTCCGCTATAGCTAGGGGGAAGATCGTGGAGGCGCTTAGGAAAGGCGAGGTGATACCCCACGGCGTCGCTGTCGACTCAGAGGGAAAAGTGACCACTAACCCACAAAGGGCCTTAGAAGGTGCACTTTTACCCTTAGGTGGGGAGAAGGGGTTCTACCTCATGCTCACTCTGGAGCTCTTAGTGGCGTTCTTGACAGGGTCTGCAGTGGGGCCCCAAGTGAGGGGGGTGCTGAACACTGAGCAGCCTCCAAACAAGGGGGAGGTGATGATAGTCATCGACCCAAAGTACTTCGAGTCAAATGACGGCGCCATAGAGTACATGAAGGTGGTTGTCGGAGGGCTCTTCCCAGGGGAGCACGGGAGGAAGATCAGAGAGGAGAGGCTAAAGAGCGGTATCGAGCTGGACGAAAAACTCTTCTCCACCCTCTTGGGCATGAGAGAAAGGGTGCCGTACTTTAAGTGA
- a CDS encoding thymidylate kinase has protein sequence MGRGKIIAIEGVESSGKTTHVQSLKEYLEEEGYGVVTFGIQSSKLMAEAIAKVKKDIVFQRRTLFLAYVTDLADQVENVVKPALESGFIAIADGYLLTLEAWGITRKLEREWIEGVLSVLPKADVSVSLVSPSMEVMRRIIRKKGFLDPLSESVDLCVNEEIFTSYRKYVIEFQKHLKRLSRDVIVTRGNVREVNERIRSLVKGVLST, from the coding sequence ATGGGAAGGGGGAAGATAATAGCCATTGAGGGGGTGGAGAGCTCTGGGAAGACAACCCACGTCCAGAGCCTAAAGGAGTACCTAGAGGAGGAGGGCTACGGCGTAGTCACCTTTGGGATACAGTCGTCAAAGCTCATGGCGGAGGCAATAGCCAAGGTGAAGAAGGACATAGTATTCCAGAGGAGGACCCTCTTCCTCGCTTACGTCACCGACTTGGCCGACCAAGTGGAGAACGTGGTTAAGCCCGCGCTGGAGTCGGGCTTCATCGCCATAGCCGACGGCTACCTGCTCACGCTAGAGGCTTGGGGGATAACGAGGAAGCTGGAGAGGGAGTGGATCGAGGGAGTCCTCTCAGTCCTCCCCAAGGCTGACGTCAGCGTCTCCCTGGTGTCGCCCTCCATGGAGGTAATGAGGAGAATAATAAGGAAGAAGGGGTTCCTCGACCCACTTAGCGAGAGCGTGGACCTATGCGTCAACGAGGAGATCTTCACGTCGTACAGGAAGTACGTTATTGAGTTCCAGAAGCACTTGAAGAGGCTGTCGAGGGACGTCATAGTGACCAGGGGAAACGTCAGGGAGGTCAACGAGAGGATAAGGTCGCTGGTTAAAGGGGTATTAAGCACTTGA
- the tmk gene encoding dTMP kinase translates to MRGLLIAFEGIDGSGKSSQASLLRDWMSKRRFTFLTEWNSSEWIHDIIKEAKKKGLLTPLTFSLIHATDFADRYEKYVLPMLRLGFAVICDRYVYTAYARDTVRGVSLEWVKKLYSFARRPDVVFYIRVPPEVALERLLRSRRQVKPAEAGADVFPGLTPEEGFLKYQSAILEVYDKVSQEENNFVVVDGTKDPREVQNEIRRKVVEVWEGGR, encoded by the coding sequence ATGAGGGGACTCTTGATAGCCTTTGAGGGAATAGACGGTTCGGGGAAGTCGAGTCAAGCTTCCCTGCTCAGGGACTGGATGTCCAAGAGGAGGTTCACCTTCCTCACGGAGTGGAACTCCTCCGAGTGGATACACGACATCATAAAGGAGGCCAAGAAGAAGGGCCTGCTTACCCCTCTGACCTTCAGCTTGATCCACGCCACTGACTTCGCCGACAGGTACGAGAAGTACGTCCTCCCAATGCTTAGGCTGGGCTTTGCGGTGATCTGCGACCGGTACGTCTACACGGCCTACGCTAGGGACACTGTCAGGGGGGTTAGCCTGGAGTGGGTGAAGAAGCTCTACAGCTTCGCAAGGAGGCCGGACGTAGTCTTTTACATAAGGGTACCCCCTGAGGTCGCCCTTGAGAGGTTGCTCAGATCTAGGAGGCAGGTTAAGCCGGCTGAGGCTGGGGCAGACGTGTTCCCTGGGCTCACGCCAGAGGAGGGCTTCCTCAAGTACCAGTCAGCGATACTGGAGGTGTACGATAAGGTCTCCCAAGAGGAGAATAACTTCGTGGTGGTGGACGGCACCAAGGACCCAAGGGAAGTCCAGAACGAGATAAGGAGGAAGGTGGTGGAGGTATGGGAAGGGGGAAGATAA
- the sixA gene encoding phosphohistidine phosphatase SixA, with amino-acid sequence MLTLVLVRHGDAEPKVDGVDDKDRKLVKKGVKQMRRVAYFLEEMEVVFDRVMTSTLLRGYQSAEVILEELGEEDKKIETLSELDPEREPSDFVGKLKEMDNSTLLVVGHEPFLSKLVKEITGGEVEFKKGAVAVVEYDVAKGSGVLQLLLNQKILKLM; translated from the coding sequence ATGTTAACGCTTGTGTTGGTAAGGCACGGAGACGCGGAGCCAAAGGTAGACGGAGTGGACGACAAGGATAGAAAGCTCGTAAAGAAGGGGGTTAAGCAGATGAGGAGGGTCGCCTACTTCCTGGAGGAGATGGAAGTGGTGTTTGACAGGGTAATGACCAGCACGCTATTGAGGGGCTACCAGTCAGCCGAGGTAATACTAGAAGAGCTAGGTGAGGAGGACAAGAAGATAGAGACCTTGAGCGAGCTAGACCCAGAAAGGGAGCCCTCCGACTTCGTGGGCAAGCTCAAAGAGATGGACAACTCCACATTGCTTGTTGTGGGCCACGAGCCCTTCCTCTCCAAGCTGGTCAAGGAGATCACGGGAGGGGAGGTGGAGTTCAAGAAGGGCGCAGTAGCGGTTGTAGAGTACGACGTGGCCAAGGGCTCCGGCGTCCTCCAGTTGCTGTTAAACCAAAAGATCTTGAAGCTGATGTGA
- a CDS encoding NAD-dependent epimerase/dehydratase family protein, whose protein sequence is MKYLVLGLGFVATHVAEYLSSYGEVVVTYRHLNPVKEVYANALKEKGVKLVKVDPLAEDISGLVRDADAVVNLVGEISGDEEALRRANVEVPMKVAKTIVKENPKVVMIHLSGMLGMTGNVKPEEKHCEGVTPTTTFERTKCEGEKVIREAGVNAAILRPGLIYGKYGAHVQFVTMYKFAKRGFVPAIGFLFSSISANSVARIIRAVVEERPKFTYFYATECEPVKVDRFFEAMARGLGKRYVKIPVPKSLAKAYLPADIRNLLKYDGSRFDCSQAKNYDKDLGFDEREVEENAWFLKSLDERGILVPT, encoded by the coding sequence ATGAAATACTTGGTGCTGGGTCTAGGGTTCGTGGCCACGCACGTGGCTGAGTACCTCTCCAGTTACGGAGAGGTGGTGGTGACTTATAGGCACTTGAACCCAGTGAAGGAAGTCTACGCGAACGCACTCAAGGAGAAGGGGGTGAAGCTGGTCAAGGTCGATCCGTTGGCAGAAGACATATCGGGGCTAGTCAGGGACGCTGACGCCGTGGTCAACTTAGTCGGGGAGATCTCGGGAGACGAAGAGGCCTTAAGGAGGGCAAACGTAGAGGTACCCATGAAGGTGGCCAAGACGATAGTCAAGGAGAACCCCAAGGTAGTAATGATCCACTTGAGCGGTATGCTGGGCATGACGGGAAACGTAAAGCCAGAGGAGAAGCACTGCGAGGGGGTCACTCCTACTACGACCTTCGAGAGGACCAAGTGCGAGGGGGAGAAGGTGATCAGGGAGGCAGGGGTCAACGCTGCCATACTGAGGCCGGGGCTGATCTACGGCAAGTACGGGGCTCACGTCCAGTTCGTTACAATGTACAAGTTCGCCAAGAGGGGGTTCGTTCCCGCCATAGGCTTTCTCTTCTCCTCCATAAGCGCCAACTCCGTGGCGAGGATAATAAGGGCAGTGGTAGAGGAGAGGCCCAAGTTCACTTATTTCTACGCAACGGAGTGCGAGCCGGTGAAGGTGGACAGGTTCTTCGAGGCCATGGCGAGGGGCCTTGGGAAGAGATACGTGAAGATCCCCGTTCCAAAGTCCTTGGCCAAGGCCTACCTTCCCGCTGACATAAGGAACTTGTTGAAGTACGACGGCTCCAGGTTCGACTGCTCCCAGGCAAAGAACTACGACAAGGACTTGGGGTTCGACGAAAGGGAGGTAGAGGAGAACGCTTGGTTCCTCAAGTCTTTGGACGAGAGGGGGATACTGGTCCCGACTTGA
- a CDS encoding 5-formyltetrahydrofolate cyclo-ligase, producing MDKQQIRELVWKTLEERDIASFPRPVYGRIPNFKGSERAAENLARTREFARAEVVKVNPDAPQRKVREIALREGKKVLTPTPRLRGEFFLLDGRGVDPRKASTISGFTKLGKRVSFEEIPHVDLVVVGSVAVTLKGDRVGKGEGYSELEYAILRELRKVDEGTPIATTVHSIQIVDYIPVEPYDVPLDLIATEKELIRVEPRQKPKGLFLEYLTKEKIEDTPYLKRYLQLTGRYP from the coding sequence ATGGACAAACAGCAAATCAGGGAGTTGGTTTGGAAGACACTGGAGGAGAGGGACATTGCCTCCTTTCCTAGGCCAGTCTACGGCAGAATTCCAAACTTTAAGGGCTCGGAGAGGGCAGCGGAGAACTTGGCTAGGACAAGGGAGTTCGCTAGGGCGGAGGTGGTTAAGGTGAACCCTGACGCCCCTCAGAGGAAGGTGAGAGAGATAGCCCTGAGGGAGGGGAAGAAAGTGCTGACTCCCACTCCTAGGCTAAGAGGGGAGTTCTTCCTCCTGGACGGGAGAGGCGTTGATCCCAGGAAGGCCTCCACTATCTCTGGGTTTACCAAATTGGGGAAAAGAGTGAGCTTCGAAGAAATACCCCACGTAGACCTCGTGGTAGTGGGCTCTGTAGCGGTAACGCTGAAGGGGGACAGAGTGGGGAAAGGGGAGGGGTACAGCGAACTAGAATACGCAATACTCAGGGAGCTTAGGAAGGTGGACGAGGGGACGCCCATAGCTACTACTGTGCACTCGATCCAGATCGTGGACTACATACCAGTTGAGCCCTACGACGTGCCCCTAGACTTGATAGCCACTGAGAAGGAGTTGATAAGGGTGGAGCCTAGGCAGAAGCCGAAGGGGCTCTTCTTGGAGTACTTGACGAAAGAGAAGATAGAGGACACGCCGTACCTAAAGAGGTACCTACAGCTCACCGGGAGGTATCCCTAG
- a CDS encoding aldose 1-epimerase: MLEISDGTLWAQVMEEGAYLYSLKKNGKDVILPGKERKTRGGMAILVPYANRVKDGVYTWEGATYYLPKNSEGHAIHGLVMDKVFEVREKGQERAVLETLLSHPGYPTTLRVSVTYSVVFGSLDVTISVENVGERSAPLVVGAHPYFLVRGKWSVSPFRVRRLKAENKIPTGEVEEFKLVQGDYDDTFVIEDNVVELRSEYSTVTIEKSDMNYVQVYTGQPGAVAVEPMSGAPDAYHNGLGLVALSSKERRDFNFVISARVV, from the coding sequence ATGTTGGAGATCTCAGACGGCACCCTCTGGGCACAAGTCATGGAGGAGGGGGCTTACCTTTACTCCCTTAAGAAGAACGGCAAGGACGTAATCCTCCCAGGGAAGGAGAGGAAGACTAGAGGAGGAATGGCGATCCTAGTGCCCTACGCCAATAGGGTAAAGGATGGGGTCTACACTTGGGAGGGGGCAACCTATTACTTACCTAAGAATTCGGAGGGCCACGCTATCCACGGCCTTGTAATGGACAAGGTGTTCGAGGTGAGAGAAAAGGGCCAGGAAAGGGCTGTCTTGGAGACCCTGCTCTCCCACCCGGGCTACCCGACTACCCTGAGGGTCAGCGTTACCTACTCCGTGGTGTTCGGTAGCTTGGACGTGACGATCTCAGTGGAGAACGTCGGGGAGAGGTCTGCCCCCTTGGTGGTCGGAGCCCACCCGTACTTCCTGGTGAGGGGGAAGTGGTCCGTCTCCCCCTTCAGGGTGAGGAGGTTGAAGGCAGAGAACAAGATCCCCACAGGGGAGGTGGAAGAGTTCAAGCTAGTACAAGGGGACTACGACGATACTTTTGTGATAGAGGACAACGTGGTCGAGCTGAGATCCGAGTACTCCACGGTGACCATAGAGAAGAGCGACATGAACTACGTCCAAGTGTACACTGGGCAACCGGGGGCGGTCGCAGTAGAGCCCATGTCAGGGGCACCGGACGCCTACCATAACGGACTAGGGCTCGTAGCCCTCTCGTCAAAGGAGAGAAGGGACTTCAACTTCGTCATCTCAGCGAGGGTGGTGTGA
- the cbiT gene encoding precorrin-6Y C5,15-methyltransferase (decarboxylating) subunit CbiT: protein MMWEYKVPGIPDDMFEREEYIPMTKEEVRAVALSKLRVREGDVFLDVGSGSGSVSVEASLLVGERGKVVSVDSDKKAVELTKRNVERFNLKNVEVVLGESPQILQHVVQRVGKVDRAFVGGTRGLEGTLKALFDALRPEGRVVVSAVLLETTSKAISSMEEVGFINVEVVELIVAKGKKIREGTMMLSRNPVFLVSGERP, encoded by the coding sequence GTGATGTGGGAGTACAAGGTTCCAGGGATACCAGATGATATGTTTGAGAGGGAAGAGTACATCCCTATGACAAAGGAGGAGGTAAGGGCAGTGGCCTTATCGAAGCTGAGGGTGAGGGAGGGGGACGTCTTCCTAGACGTGGGGAGCGGTTCTGGTAGCGTAAGTGTGGAGGCGTCTCTCTTGGTTGGGGAGAGGGGCAAGGTGGTCTCTGTCGACTCCGACAAGAAGGCAGTGGAGCTCACTAAGAGGAACGTAGAGAGGTTCAACTTGAAGAACGTAGAGGTGGTCTTGGGAGAGTCCCCACAAATCCTCCAACACGTCGTGCAGAGGGTAGGAAAGGTAGACAGGGCGTTCGTGGGAGGAACGAGGGGACTTGAGGGAACTCTCAAGGCCCTCTTTGACGCGTTAAGGCCAGAAGGCAGGGTAGTGGTCTCAGCGGTATTACTGGAGACCACCTCTAAGGCCATCTCCTCCATGGAAGAGGTGGGCTTCATCAACGTAGAGGTGGTAGAGCTCATAGTGGCAAAGGGCAAGAAGATCAGGGAGGGCACTATGATGCTGTCGAGAAACCCCGTCTTCCTGGTGTCTGGAGAGAGACCGTAA
- a CDS encoding thiamine pyrophosphate-dependent enzyme — MELKPEWSDWCPGCGNFGILNAEQKAIQELGLDSKKVVIVSGIGCSGKIPHFLRIPISGVHTLHGRAIAYATGIKLSNPGLEVIVNGGDGDLLGIGAGHFVNAGRRNIDMTVIIHDNGVYALTKGQASPTLRRGDKPKSLPLPNISDNVNPIALALSAGYTFVARGYAYDVNGLKELIKQAIKHKGLAVIDVLQPCPTYNDIYTKEFYDKRIYYLSSEKDWDPVVRRPEDEGEKMAKAMLKSLEWGDRIPIGVFYQNELVPTYEERIAQQAPSYKDAYPANVEIEKDGKLLTLVDDILKEKKV, encoded by the coding sequence GTGGAGCTTAAGCCCGAGTGGTCTGACTGGTGCCCCGGTTGCGGTAACTTCGGGATCTTAAACGCTGAGCAGAAGGCCATCCAAGAGCTAGGTCTCGACTCCAAGAAAGTGGTGATAGTCTCAGGGATAGGCTGTTCTGGCAAGATACCCCACTTCCTCAGGATACCCATCTCCGGAGTCCACACTCTACACGGTAGGGCAATAGCCTACGCAACGGGAATAAAGCTATCCAACCCGGGTTTAGAGGTAATAGTCAACGGAGGGGATGGGGATCTCCTAGGCATAGGGGCAGGACACTTCGTCAACGCGGGTAGGAGGAACATAGACATGACTGTAATAATACACGATAACGGCGTCTACGCCTTGACCAAGGGGCAGGCCTCCCCCACCCTAAGGAGGGGGGACAAGCCAAAGTCTCTTCCCTTGCCCAACATAAGCGACAACGTGAATCCCATAGCCCTAGCCCTCTCTGCAGGGTACACCTTTGTGGCCAGGGGTTACGCCTACGACGTCAACGGGCTCAAGGAGCTCATAAAGCAGGCGATAAAGCACAAGGGATTAGCGGTGATTGACGTGCTACAGCCCTGCCCCACCTACAACGACATCTACACCAAGGAGTTCTACGACAAGAGGATCTACTACCTCTCTTCAGAGAAGGATTGGGACCCCGTGGTGAGGAGGCCTGAGGATGAAGGGGAGAAGATGGCGAAGGCGATGCTGAAGTCCCTTGAGTGGGGAGACAGGATACCCATTGGAGTCTTCTACCAAAACGAGCTAGTACCGACTTACGAGGAGAGGATTGCTCAGCAGGCGCCCAGCTACAAGGACGCCTACCCGGCTAACGTGGAGATAGAGAAGGACGGGAAGCTCTTAACCCTAGTTGACGACATATTGAAGGAGAAGAAGGTCTAG
- a CDS encoding 2-oxoacid:acceptor oxidoreductase subunit alpha gives MQLNWLIGGQQGAGVDTSALVFGNALASAGYYIYGNREYYSNIKGRHSYFALTISDRRVRSFSFTVDILATFDAETLFQHFTEVKKVVIYNKSLEGTKAEYVQNMEPEIAEKVVSFLKEKGYGSTVRDVVEYLRSKGVTAIGVDYDGIMRKVAEEVKLSLSVVERGKNTIAIGASYGLLGLGKGYLESAIRGMFKNETFVKLNYMSAELGMESVPVVFPLKEIPVGKERVQLDGNTAVAIGKIYGGLGFQSFYPISPASDESVYIQAHQEVWYVDPKTGDKRKKTIVVVQAEDELSAINMAIGASLTGVRAATATSGPGFSLMTEGVTWAGMNEAPVVITYYIRGGPATGQPTRTSQADLFFVMNVGHGEFPRIVIASGDHVEAFQDAVWAFNLAERYQTPVIHLVEKAIANAYSVIDLEELGLDKLRADRGDVLLSPPPDYARFKITDTGVSPRAFLGSTSMFYTGDEHNEEGHIREASHVRESMYEKRLRKLETADREIPEEDRVKTFGDLDQKVVVVTWGSPKGAVLDAMEELNEEGVKFGVVQIRMFSPFPKNLMRKLLSGKEKVVDVEGNYTAQAGMTMKLFSGVEPTHYVLKWNGRPMARDEVKEALKAVILEDKRKVVLHGGA, from the coding sequence ATGCAGTTGAACTGGCTTATCGGAGGTCAGCAGGGGGCTGGAGTAGACACATCAGCCCTTGTGTTCGGCAACGCCCTAGCCTCAGCGGGGTACTACATCTACGGCAACAGGGAGTACTACTCAAACATCAAGGGGAGGCACAGCTACTTTGCTTTGACCATCAGCGACAGGAGGGTGAGGAGCTTCTCCTTTACCGTCGACATCTTGGCAACCTTTGACGCCGAGACTCTCTTCCAGCACTTCACAGAGGTAAAGAAAGTTGTGATCTACAACAAGTCCCTAGAGGGCACCAAGGCAGAGTACGTACAGAACATGGAGCCAGAGATTGCGGAAAAAGTAGTGTCCTTCCTTAAGGAGAAGGGGTACGGTAGCACGGTAAGGGACGTTGTGGAGTACTTGAGGTCTAAGGGGGTCACTGCCATAGGCGTTGACTACGATGGCATCATGAGGAAGGTAGCTGAGGAGGTAAAGCTATCTCTGTCCGTAGTTGAGAGGGGAAAGAACACCATCGCCATAGGGGCTTCCTACGGTCTCTTAGGGTTGGGGAAGGGCTACCTCGAGTCAGCGATAAGGGGCATGTTCAAGAACGAGACCTTCGTTAAGCTCAACTACATGTCCGCGGAGCTGGGGATGGAGTCCGTGCCAGTAGTGTTCCCCCTGAAGGAAATACCAGTGGGGAAGGAGAGGGTACAGTTGGACGGCAACACGGCAGTGGCAATAGGCAAGATCTACGGAGGACTTGGGTTCCAGAGCTTCTACCCAATATCGCCTGCGAGCGACGAGAGCGTCTACATCCAGGCCCACCAGGAAGTGTGGTACGTGGACCCCAAGACGGGAGACAAGAGGAAGAAGACCATAGTTGTGGTGCAGGCGGAGGACGAGCTCTCAGCCATAAACATGGCCATTGGCGCCTCCTTGACCGGCGTTAGGGCGGCTACGGCGACCTCGGGCCCAGGATTCTCGCTCATGACAGAGGGAGTTACGTGGGCTGGCATGAACGAGGCACCCGTAGTAATAACCTACTACATCAGGGGAGGGCCAGCAACAGGACAGCCAACTAGGACGTCTCAAGCCGACTTGTTCTTCGTAATGAACGTTGGTCACGGCGAGTTTCCCAGGATAGTCATAGCCTCAGGGGATCACGTAGAGGCGTTTCAGGACGCCGTGTGGGCCTTTAACTTAGCTGAGAGGTACCAAACTCCCGTTATCCACCTCGTGGAGAAGGCCATAGCCAACGCCTACTCCGTGATCGACTTGGAGGAGCTTGGCCTCGACAAGCTGAGGGCCGATAGGGGAGACGTGTTACTCTCTCCTCCTCCCGACTACGCGAGGTTCAAGATTACTGATACCGGGGTCTCTCCGAGGGCCTTCTTGGGCTCCACCTCCATGTTTTACACTGGGGACGAGCATAACGAGGAGGGCCACATAAGGGAGGCGTCCCACGTGAGGGAGTCCATGTACGAGAAGAGGCTAAGGAAGCTAGAGACCGCGGACAGGGAGATACCGGAGGAGGACAGGGTGAAGACCTTCGGAGATCTAGACCAGAAGGTGGTCGTGGTGACGTGGGGCTCGCCTAAGGGGGCAGTGCTTGACGCAATGGAGGAACTAAACGAGGAAGGGGTCAAGTTTGGGGTGGTGCAGATAAGGATGTTCAGTCCTTTCCCAAAGAACTTGATGAGGAAGCTCTTGTCGGGGAAAGAGAAGGTAGTGGACGTCGAGGGTAACTACACGGCTCAGGCGGGGATGACCATGAAGCTCTTCTCGGGGGTTGAGCCCACCCACTACGTGCTAAAGTGGAACGGCAGGCCAATGGCGAGGGACGAGGTGAAGGAAGCCTTAAAGGCTGTAATCCTAGAGGACAAGAGAAAGGTGGTGTTGCACGGTGGAGCTTAA